TAGTCCGCTCGTGGTAGTGACACCTGAAATGTTACCATCGCTGTCAAGTCCGAGACAACTTATCGTCCCTGTGATCCTCTTTTTCTTACCATTTTTTATGACTTCCAGTCCATTGAGCGACATTTCTTTTTGTTGTTCGGCAGAAAACCAGTCATCCTTATCGCTGAGATTTTCTTTATATCTCAGCCAGTATTCTCGGGCCTTATCGGTAAGTAAGTCTTCTTCTTGGAAACCATGTGCCCTTGCAAACTCCAGGGCACCTTCTGCGACTAGAAGTACATGGTCAGTACGTCCCATTACAAGTTGAGCAACTTTTGAGGGATTCTTAATATTTCTAAGTGATGCAACAGCTCCCGCATTGTGTGTTGGTCCATGCATGCAGCAGGCATCAAGTTCCACGATGCCGTCTTCATTGGGCAGTCCGCCATAACCTACGCTCATATCTTCCGGATCATCCTCAACGATATTTACACCGGAAATAACGGCATCAAGCACATCAGAACCTTCCATGATCATCTCCATTGCTCTTTGAGTGGCAGGTAGCCCATTACCGCTTGAAACCACAAGAGGAGAAGAGAATGAATTACCGGATGGTTTTAAAGAAGTTTTCGCAGTAAGTCCGATAGGTGCAAATATACCGGCTCCTGCGGCCATAAGTTTCATAAAATCACTGCGTTTCATAGAATTTCCTCACAAGAAGTTTGAATTATGAAAGAAGATCGTGATGACTAAGAAAATGTTCTAGCCGTTCTTTTGAGCTTTTATCTAATGTCAATACTCTGCCACCAAACTTAAACAGAGAAATATCATTTTCGTTATTTTCTTTAAAGTTCACCCGGAAGGTTCTGTTGTTGGATAGTTGAATTCTATAGTCAGAAATTGGTAATTCTATTTGATAGGGTTCACTGTATATAGTTTCAATGTCGTTGATGTTCAACTTATCAGTTCCTATTGCTTTTTCATTTTTAAAATAGGTAACCCTGAGTAAGCCGTCAGAGATCGTTACTTCGAAGGTTTTAGCACCTTCCATTACTTTAAGTAAACAAAATATGGCCAGTGATAAAGAAATAAAGGCAACAAGCCTGGAGATACCGGCCAGAACTGCATCATCTATATATAGATAAATAAGAAACGTAATTAATGACACAATTAAAGATAAGGCAAGAGCATGTTTCCAATATCTGGAATACTTTTCTTCTAAGACCAGACTATTTTCCATTCAAAACAAATAACTAATCGGAATTTGTAATTCAACTTATTATAACTAATTAAATGTATTCTTGAGTGCAAAAGATGTAAACATTAAATATGTGATATTGTTAATTGCAACATAGCAATTGATCAACTAGATTAATTAATGAATCCCAAACTAATCCTAGCCATCATGGGAAAAGCCAAAACGAACCCGCCTAAAAAAGAGATGTCAGAAGGAAAAGCAATTGCACTTTCAGTCCTACTCTTAACTGTAGGTGTTATTGCAGCAGGCTATTTGTTAAAGTTGGTTATTTCATACTTTTTCCCGGGCCTACTTTAAGGATATTTATTTCTTGAAATTTAGAGCCTTCTTGTAAACCCAAAAGTATTAATGTGTTGCTTTCAAAGTAATCCAATTTAGGCCACACTTGTGGTTAGATAGCATCACTTCTTGTATTTTTTTGTGGCACTGATATTCCACCTCTTTTTATTAAAAAATTGTAACATTACACTCTTCTGCTACTCTATGTAATAAATATCATCTTTTGTCCCATAGCATAGGAATACTGGGTACATCTTAAAACATCTAGCAGGCGGAAAAATCAATATGAAAACAATTGCTTTTACTAACCAAAAGGGCGGAGTAGGTAAAACAACCTCCACAATAAATGTCGGGGCAGGATTATGTTTGCAAGGCAAAAAAGTTTTGATGGTGGATTTGGATCCACAGGCAAATCTGACCTATTCATTACGAATGAATTCACAACGCATCGATAATACTATCTATGATGTGCTTAAAGGAAGGATTTCACCTGATGAAGCTATTATCAGTCATAACGGATTTGATATATTGCCTTCATCAATCGACTTATCCGGAGCTGAAATGGAGTTTGTCAATGAACCGGCAAGAGAAACACTCCTTAAGAATAATTTGGAAAAGCTCGGTACCGGTTATGACTATATTCTGATTGATTGCCCTCCAAATTTAGGTCTGCTGACATTAAATGCCTTTACTGCCGTCAAAGAGATTTTCATTGTGTTACAATCAGAATACCTGGCGCTTCATGGCTTGTCTAAATTGATGGACGTAATTCGGGTAGTTAAGGAACGTTTGAACCCGGATATTGCCATAAGCGGTATCATCTGTACCTTATTTGATAGTCGCAAGAATTTGAATAGGGAAGTGGTGGACCACATTAAAGATTATTTTGGTGATAAGGTGTTCAAAACTATCATAAGGGATAACGTCGCTTTGGCAGAGGCACCCAGCCATCACAAAACAATCTTTGAATACGATTCAGAAAGCTACGGTGCCAAAGACTATTTGGCTCTTTCTAAAGAGATCCGCAACGGACACTAAGAAGTTTTATGTCAAAAAAGAAAAGCTTGGGAAGCAGTCCGATAGGGTACAGCAGTTTGGGTAGAGAATCTTTTGGTTTTATACCGACCATCAATAAATCGGAAGAATCCTCATCTAAAGAATCATTCAGCTCCGATTCAATGGTTGTCGAAAATCAAAACAGCGGGAATGTACACTCAACTAATTCCTCAGAGTCTACTGAAGATGTTGAAAAACGAATAGTAAGTTACTATTTGGAAAAACCGCTCATTGATCGACTAAAGAGAGTAGCAGAAGAACGAAAAATGTACTATTCCACTTTGGTAAATCATGCAATCTATTTATGGCTTGAAAGCCGTGGTTGCGATTAATTTCCCCCGGAAGATAACTAAGTACACGGTTTTCATTCTAAATCATTTATAAAAAAATCTCCTCTCCCATAATTAGGATCTCAATAAAATCAAGTCTCCTGGTCTTAAAAAGAATTCACTTCATAGACAGTTTAGTTATTTATCAGGAAATTATAGGCTTCAGCTAGATTCTTATCATTATATCCAAATTGTGATATAAAAATGATTTATAATTCAATCTAGCTAGTTTACGGAAACCATTCCCCTTTATATATCTCACATGGAGGATATACAAATAAGCAGATCCGCCGGATTCATCTCCTGGCTTTTTCAGATTCTTTCTGCGATAATTCTTTTGCAGACACTTTATTTCAAATTTTCAGGCTCACCAGAATCGGTACAAATATTTGAAACTGTCGGTATGGAACCTTGGGGACGATTTGCCTCAGGTATTGTTGAGTTTATCGCCGGTCTATTACTTTTGGTACCTGGTTTATCTTGGTTGGGAGCACTATTGGGTTTATCAATTATCACTGTAGCACTATTACTTCATATCACTGTACTAGGTTTTGAGGTAATGGGGGATGGAGGGGCTCTCTTTTATCTGGCTACGACGGTATTTATCTCATGTTGTGCAATTCTGTGGATCAGGCGGGCAGAGCTGAGTACTTCGGTTAAGAAATGGCTGAGTTAGCGTTTAATTGTTTCTTTAAAAGTACTTTTAAAGAAATGGATACTAATTGTACTGACACCAAAATAATTAGAGAGACAATTATAAAATCCCATGATTATAAACCAGATGTTGTGAAATATTACTTGCGCTTATCTTTTATATAAATAGCTTTGGATTGCCCCTCGCCAACCGGACGATGTTCCATTTCAAATAAATGAGTTGCTTCTACTAATTCACCCAGCTTGGAATAGCCATAATTACGTGGATCGAAATCCGGAGACTGTTTAGCAATATAGCTTCCCACTGGTGCCAGGTGAGCCCATCCGCTCTCATCAGAAGCAGCCTTGACGGCATTGCGAAGCAGGTTAACCAGTTTTGTATCTTGTTTAAGCTGATTGGTGTTTTTTCTTTCTAAAGAACCTGTTACCTCATCTTCATCTTGTCGCAACACTTCGGTATAAATAAACTTATCACAGGCAGCGACAAATGGTTCAGGGGTCTTACGCTCCCCAAAACCATACACAACCAATCCCGATTCCCTTATGCGGGCTGCAAGCTTGGTAAAGTCACTGTCACTCGATATAAGACAGAAACCGTCAAACTTTTCAGTATAAAGAAGGTCCATGGCATCAATAATCATGGCACTGTCAGTTGCATTTTTACCCCTGGTATAGCCGAATTGTTGAATAGGCTGAATAGAGTGTTGAAGTAAAGCATCTTTCCAGCTTTTTAAATGTGGAGATGTCCAGTCGCCATAAATACGTTTGACATTTGCAGTTCCGTACTTAGCAATTTCAGCAAGAAGTCCTTCAATAATCGAAGGCTGAGCGTTATCAGCATCAATTAAAACCGCTAATTTTCGCGTTGTTTCGTTATCCATATCATTAATTTTTGAGTTGGCGTTAATCTACCGAAATATTTGCAGAGCTCAATTTTTATTATGGCCTTGTTTTTGAAGTATTTAAACTTACCCATTATCTAAATCAGCAGAATCGTAATATTTTTACGAATCCCGAAATAAATATAAGCTTCTAAGAACTGTTATTTAGTGCATTTGCATCCGCTATTTAACAGCAGGTTATATTTTGTTCTAAAAGCCATAAGTAGCACACATGTAAAAGTATGTACCTCTAAATATTTATTATTTATTAGTATATATATTATAATTATTCATACTATGTATTATAGCCAGCCGGGAAATTGCTATAGAAGGTAAATAATCAATTATGCAGGGGTGCAAATTAGGTTATGAAGTCTTCATTTCTACATTACGAGATCATTGACAAACTGGGTGAGGGAGGAATGGGGGTGGTTTATCTCGCTAGGGATACCAAGCTCAATCGCAAAGTGGCTCTAAAATTTTTGCCGGCTTACTCCACCTATGATAAGTCCGTGCAACAACGATTTCGCAACGAAGCTATGGCAGCCGCTGCTTTGAATCACGCAAACACCGCACAGATTTATGCCATTGAGGAATCCGATGATGAACTCTTTCTCGTTATGGAATATGTGCACGGCAAAGAACTTTCTGAGCACATCCGTAATGAAAATTTGTCCATGGATGATAAGCTTAAAATTGCCAGACAGATAGCAGAAGGGCTGCAAGCTGCTCATGACAAGGGTATTATTCACAGGGATATCAAGTCTAACAACATCATGATTGATGAAAAGGGAAACGTTAAAATCATGGATTTCGGACTGGCACGAATTCAGGGCTCAGTTCATATAACAAAAACCGGAGTTACTCTTGGCACAACAGTTTATATGGCACCGGAAATGCTCTTAGGAAAAGAAATTGACAGAAGATCTGACATTTGGTCCTATGGAGTTGTTTTATATGAGTTATTTACCGGCAGCTTACCTTTTAATGCTGTATATGATGAGGCTGCAAGCTATGCAATATTGAATGAGCAACCAGCTGAAGTATCCGAACTTGTTCCGGGAATACCCAATTATATAGAAGATATCATTCACCGGTGTCTTGAAAAAGAACCACAGCACAGGTTTCAATCAATTGACGATATATTGGAAAGCTTTCGGAATACCGAAATTCAATACAGGCGCCGCAGTTCATTGAAAATTTGGCCGGATTTGTTAGGGTCAGGAAGTTACACGCCTGCTCGATTTGCAGTAGTTGTAGTACTTATCCTGCTATTACTTTATCCGGTTTCAAAATTTTATGGATGGGAGTGGTTTACTAATCGCCAGTTGCCCGAGGATATACGACTGGTGGTTTTACCTTTTAGAAATATTGGTGCAGATACTACGAACCAGTTATTGGTTGACGGTTTATACGAAACGCTGACAAGTTCCTTAGTTAATGTTGATCAAATTCCATCTTTTTCTGTACTCCCAATGGCTGATATCTTAGAACAAAATATCAGTAATCCACGTGAAGCCAGAAATAAATTGAATGCAACACTAGTTTTAGATGGCAGTATTCAACCCTTTGGTGATGACAATATAAGACTTACTCTTAATCTTTGGGACGCTGTCGAACTGGAACAAATACAGGCAGGTATTATTGATGCAGAAGTAAATGAATTTGCATTGCTGCATAATAAAGCAGTAGAAAATATATATAACATGTTAGGTCAGGAATTCAATTCTGAATTGGAAGAACCAATTACTAAAGGAGGTACTACGAAGCAGGAAGCAATGAATTATTACCTCAGCGGAATGGGATATTTGCATGACTATCAGGATGAGGAAAAGATTAACCTTGCCATACAGCAATTTAACAAAGCGATTTCCGAGGACTCATCTTATGCACTTGCTTATGCTAAAATCGGAGAAAGTTACTGGAAAAAATATGAGTTAACCAGAGATACTACCTATGTTTCTGAGGCAAGAAAGGCGATGAATAAAGCATTGCAAATAAATGATCAGCTGGAAGGTGTGAAAGTAGCTTTGGGAATATTGTACAGGGGTACAGGGAAATATGAAGCTTCAGTAAACCAATTTGAGGACGTTATAAGAATCGATACGACCAATGATAGTGCCTATCGAGAACTTGCAAGAGCCTATATGGCTATGGGAGAAATGGATAAAGCTGAAAAAACATTCAAGAAAGCCATTAAGCAAAAATCTGCCTATTGGGCAAACTATAACTATTTAGGAAATTTTTATTTATTGACAGGCCGGTATGACGATGCCATTGCACAATTCAAACAGGTGATAGAACTGTCACCCGATAATTATCGTGGCTATTTGAATCTGGGTAATTCTTTTTACCGGAAAAATGAGTTAGTAAAAGCAGCTAAGAACTATGAAAAGTCAATGAGTATTAAACAGACCGGGAGTGCGGCATCCAATCTGGGAACTATTTATTACATGAATAAGAACTACGAAAAGGCAGCTGAAAACTACAAAGTAGCGCTTCAATTCAGACCTAATAGATACAGCTTATGGGCTAATTTGGGAAATGCTCATTACTGGAGTACAGGAAAACGCGAGGAAGCCAATAAATATTTCCGGAAAGCGATTGAAATAGCAGAAAATTCCTTGAATGTTAATCCGAATGATGTCACAACATTGAGATCTTTAGGCAACTACTATGCTGAAATAAGAGACTCAGTTCAAGCTGTCAGCTATCTCAATAAGGCTGTTTCAAAAGGGGGGGATGACCTGACTATGACAAATCAATTTATGATCGGTGCTGCTTACGAGAGGCTGGGAGATCGAAGAGAGGCAATTGCCTGGATCAAAAGTGCTCTGGAAAATGGGTATCCTTTAGCAGATGTTATTTCACAACCAGAGCTTGAGGAGCTGATTGAAGATCCTAAATTTAAAAAAATAATTGAAGATCACAGCTAATAAATATGAGAGATACGTTCTCATCAATTGCAGTAAACAAAAAAGGAGGGATAGGTATGTTACGATATAAAATAATCTTCACGCTGTTGCTTTCAATATTATTATTTATAAGCTGCAGTGATTATAAGAAAGGCACTGATGATCGGCCGGCACCACCGATAAAACATGAATTGGTTCTCAAAAAAGATCAAAACAAATGGAAAGTAAGAAAGCCAAGGGTAACAAGGGGGGACACATTGGTTTGGGTCGCACCTGATTCCTCAGACATGAGTTTTCAGTTCCCGGGAAATATAAGTCGTTTCTTAGAACCATTAAATGACCAAAAAGACAAGTTGACGGATGGTTATCTGAAGTATTTAAAGGCCGGGGATTCTTTAAGACTCGTTGTAAAAAGAACT
This is a stretch of genomic DNA from Halalkalibaculum roseum. It encodes these proteins:
- a CDS encoding N(4)-(beta-N-acetylglucosaminyl)-L-asparaginase — translated: MKRSDFMKLMAAGAGIFAPIGLTAKTSLKPSGNSFSSPLVVSSGNGLPATQRAMEMIMEGSDVLDAVISGVNIVEDDPEDMSVGYGGLPNEDGIVELDACCMHGPTHNAGAVASLRNIKNPSKVAQLVMGRTDHVLLVAEGALEFARAHGFQEEDLLTDKAREYWLRYKENLSDKDDWFSAEQQKEMSLNGLEVIKNGKKKRITGTISCLGLDSDGNISGVTTTSGLFFKIPGRVGDSPIIGAGLYVDNEVGACGSTGRGEENLKNLSSFLAVEYMRQGMSPTNACLEVCKRIVDKARLPNLLDDKGMPDFNVNFYALNKKGEYGCASIYGPSSYAVNDGKENTRKEGAYLYSRN
- a CDS encoding ParA family protein, which encodes MKTIAFTNQKGGVGKTTSTINVGAGLCLQGKKVLMVDLDPQANLTYSLRMNSQRIDNTIYDVLKGRISPDEAIISHNGFDILPSSIDLSGAEMEFVNEPARETLLKNNLEKLGTGYDYILIDCPPNLGLLTLNAFTAVKEIFIVLQSEYLALHGLSKLMDVIRVVKERLNPDIAISGIICTLFDSRKNLNREVVDHIKDYFGDKVFKTIIRDNVALAEAPSHHKTIFEYDSESYGAKDYLALSKEIRNGH
- a CDS encoding DoxX family protein codes for the protein MQTLYFKFSGSPESVQIFETVGMEPWGRFASGIVEFIAGLLLLVPGLSWLGALLGLSIITVALLLHITVLGFEVMGDGGALFYLATTVFISCCAILWIRRAELSTSVKKWLS
- a CDS encoding NYN domain-containing protein, producing MDNETTRKLAVLIDADNAQPSIIEGLLAEIAKYGTANVKRIYGDWTSPHLKSWKDALLQHSIQPIQQFGYTRGKNATDSAMIIDAMDLLYTEKFDGFCLISSDSDFTKLAARIRESGLVVYGFGERKTPEPFVAACDKFIYTEVLRQDEDEVTGSLERKNTNQLKQDTKLVNLLRNAVKAASDESGWAHLAPVGSYIAKQSPDFDPRNYGYSKLGELVEATHLFEMEHRPVGEGQSKAIYIKDKRK
- a CDS encoding serine/threonine-protein kinase, producing the protein MKSSFLHYEIIDKLGEGGMGVVYLARDTKLNRKVALKFLPAYSTYDKSVQQRFRNEAMAAAALNHANTAQIYAIEESDDELFLVMEYVHGKELSEHIRNENLSMDDKLKIARQIAEGLQAAHDKGIIHRDIKSNNIMIDEKGNVKIMDFGLARIQGSVHITKTGVTLGTTVYMAPEMLLGKEIDRRSDIWSYGVVLYELFTGSLPFNAVYDEAASYAILNEQPAEVSELVPGIPNYIEDIIHRCLEKEPQHRFQSIDDILESFRNTEIQYRRRSSLKIWPDLLGSGSYTPARFAVVVVLILLLLYPVSKFYGWEWFTNRQLPEDIRLVVLPFRNIGADTTNQLLVDGLYETLTSSLVNVDQIPSFSVLPMADILEQNISNPREARNKLNATLVLDGSIQPFGDDNIRLTLNLWDAVELEQIQAGIIDAEVNEFALLHNKAVENIYNMLGQEFNSELEEPITKGGTTKQEAMNYYLSGMGYLHDYQDEEKINLAIQQFNKAISEDSSYALAYAKIGESYWKKYELTRDTTYVSEARKAMNKALQINDQLEGVKVALGILYRGTGKYEASVNQFEDVIRIDTTNDSAYRELARAYMAMGEMDKAEKTFKKAIKQKSAYWANYNYLGNFYLLTGRYDDAIAQFKQVIELSPDNYRGYLNLGNSFYRKNELVKAAKNYEKSMSIKQTGSAASNLGTIYYMNKNYEKAAENYKVALQFRPNRYSLWANLGNAHYWSTGKREEANKYFRKAIEIAENSLNVNPNDVTTLRSLGNYYAEIRDSVQAVSYLNKAVSKGGDDLTMTNQFMIGAAYERLGDRREAIAWIKSALENGYPLADVISQPELEELIEDPKFKKIIEDHS